The stretch of DNA ACTGGAGACTCACAGCATCTGCAGAGGAAACTTCATACCAGGTTCTGCAGCTTGCTGCTCGACTCTGAGAGGTGGATATCATTCTATCGTTGAGCGGATATATAGGTTTAGCTTATTTTGAATTGCTTTTACTGGCTGCCTGAAGCTTTGTTTGCTAGGCTTAGGTTTAATGGAAAATTGGCATGACATCATTTGAAAAAAAGCTACTATTGATTGGCTTTTCATGAGAGAGCTATGTGCATTACTCCTTGGATAATCAGGGTAATATGCTGCAAATGGTTGAGATTGTCCATTAGATGCACAACAGGAAGGTCAGTGATTATTTAAGATAATAGCATTTCCATCTAAACAAAAGATACGGCATAGATTGGCACGATATTGATGAATAAAGCTACTTATTTTCAAAATTGGCTAGTTAGTTAATAGGTCTCAATGAAGTCTTTATAATTTGGCTGGGTTGATTAGATGCATTTCATAGGGGTTGTTTATAGAAGATGTGTTGCTGAATGGAACAGAATGCAAAGACTTGAGAGATAATTAAAAACTTACAGCCAGAGATGTCTGTGGCTTCACTAGCAGGTAAAGAACAGCTCATTGATTAGCCACACTAAAGGCATCAATgtcagtattattatttttattattattatttaaattatgttacacttttgttcaaaagtttggggtctgtaagattttttaatgttgttgaaagaagtctcttatccTTGACCAgcctgcttttatttgatcaaaaatatttgcaaatttgaaataactgctttctgttttatattaaaatataatttattccagtgatttCAAATTTTCAGAGTCtaagaaagaaacatttttattatttatgttgaaaacagtgctgcataatatatttttctgaaactgatgcatttaattagcttttttttttaagaatagaaagtaaaaaatatatatatatttatttataatagaaagcttttgtgtgtgtgtgtgatcaactttttattttctccaaatcaacaaaataacatccactcaaacaaacaacagggaggggggagcaacagacacaccatcaacaatttcaatttcaatttgtagtaaaaaggacaaaactgaattcacatgagtccatagattgacaacaattggacattcccaaaacatgtggagaaaagtacctgctgacacagtgttacagatatgacagttataggttgattgcagtttcattttaaacctcttgtaaggagttatgtatgctctatggatgactttgaaatggataagacgatgagccaagtttttagaagttaagattagattagaccacaccctctcccagtcgacGATAAATCAAAACctgttaattcacgattccagatagatttaatagaaagagactttgcagtgtggtcattaagtttactatatattaaagaaacagatggctgaccagagggtggtgcgatccaatcccatataggatgagaggaaataggggatgcccagggaactccataggccttgagagcagaacgtaactgaaaaaagacaaaatatgatgatgccggtaaacaaaacttagttcttagttcttgaaatgagcagagtccctggttatcatataagtcaccgcatgtgtttctgcccaatgtagaccaagagggctggacaaatggccgatttcaacataaaaaaattaaagttgtgccataaaggtgtgttgtttcaaaatttgaaaggtcctcccatcagatgttccaccctttttagaaaaaaaaaaaaaagtgaagtccttagatgtagtattctggattctccaaagatcgattacattaagttcagtgataaatttattcaataacttagaggatgggttagctgtagtatcagggtgagatttatccagtgcaggatttaaaacagcattaaaatcaccacccatcacTTAAGGACAATTaatctgctcaagtaatatattggaaatatttgtgaaaaatgcactgtctgcctcatttgggcagtaaatggagaccagtgctaacctgtcattatgtattttacagcgtataaaaacaaatctaccttcatcatcattcccggtatgttcagtagttaaatgtaacttcctatcgactaagataagcacccccttagttttattacgagcacaagagaaggctgccagtttgtaatacttgttttgaaaacgtgccacatggcattgttttaaatgagactcttgtatcagggcacaggaaatcAATTTACGGTgaaaatattctaatatccgggtacgcttaataggagaatttaagccattcacattcagtgataagatattcagaacatgcattgtgtgctcgcaatgccaagattctgtctaagtgaagagaaacaaaagcaatgccatactgccagtgacatgtaaacattagtatgtatcctagataccaatccacctagatgcataatccttttaaaagaaaagcagaataaataaaagtattgatgtctcttgaagggcatagaaaaaaaacaagaacaaggaacgacaaacaactgtgtataaaaaccaaagcagaccgcacattaccgagaatgtaggtctgcataaacaacagaaacaaatgctgatgcgtgaccagtccacttcaacgcaagacatgtccccaaaaagcccactgagccaaaagcatagtgattgaacctgctctccatcagtccgaagaataataataataataaataaaaataaataaaataaatcattattatttaccaatcaGGGGACGAACGTACAGGGCAGGGAcaagattccaaaaagaaattaacaagtgtccatggccaccttgttattgtcctcttcagggcaGTTAGGATCACCAACAGACCTCATCGTTAACTTTCCCTCATTGAGCTGAGAGGATAGAAACAGTAACCAACGCCTTCCCGCTGCTTTGTAGCACTGCAGAATATgtcttcagtgacagtgaagtaacaaaatcctccaccttttgaggagagtcgaacatcatctgctcacctttgtgccgtagtttaattacTGCCGGATTGGTGAGGAAGGGCTGCATTAAACCTTTCaggattaaagctctttctcttggtagttgtggctgaACTAAAGacttaaatcttactgaccccaaacttttgaattgcaATGTGtgtaacaataatataattatataatataaactgtTATTATATAATTCTGTGATCCTCACAGCTAATTCAGTGTGTTTGCCATGTTTGAGCAGACTCTGATTGTCAAAAATCTTTGAAAGGATCTGAAAGAGTGTTGAGATCATATTGGCTTGAGGGTCACCAAGATGATTGAAGATGTTTTACTCATCATGTGGAATAACCCAACCTAAAAAGCTGCAATGTTATGTTGTGCAATCAAGGAGACCTAAACGATTTTTTCTTCTGTGCCCCAAGTAAAAAATTAACCTGATTAGGATCAAGGTCAATGTTGAGTCACGTGTAGTCAGGGCACCAGGAATGCATCTGTTATACTGTAGCAGAGGCCCCATTATTATCTCCTTCATGGTGCATTCATTCCTCTTCTCAGAGCTGAAGTAAgtcctttttacagtgtaaaatacTTTCCCATTCTTTCAAAAGTATTTATGATTATCAGTAGTAATTGTTCATACAGTTCTCTTCAGTGCCACAAGTGGTGCAGAAATTGcacactgcagctttaagtgCACAGATTCATagtgaaaacaataaaatgctAATCATGTGCCCTCAGCACCCTCCAGAGTTTCGTTTGCTCAACCTCAGCTGACTTCGTTAACAGTAAACTGACTCAGGTTTTAGTCAGATTAAACCTTTCTGTTTCTGCCTTTAAGCATGTAGAACATCATTGCATTTGACACTGGCAGACTGacagtaaatgttttattaatatgcatAAAATGAACTTAGCATTAACAACAAAAATTTAATAATCACCTCATGCAGATATTGGCATGTGTGACATGCAGCTGTGCGTTGAACTTGCCGTCATAGATTTATAAATTCCCAGCTAATAGAGCTCATGATTCTTGATAAATGTCAGACGTTATCATGTTGTCTTTCTGACCAATTTGAGCTGTTTTTATAATCAGCCAAGTAAATCCGGGAGGCTTAGCCAAGAGGGCAAAGAAAAATGTCTTGAGAATTTTCCCAGGAAGTCTTCCAAACAGCATGGTTCAAAAGGGTCGCTCAAGAGCCTGTTGTTTTGGTAGCAGGAAGAACGTCTAGTTTTTTGAATGGTGGCTCTTATGTAATTCTAGAGAGGAAATGTGTGTGATTTCAGTCGTGCTAAAGGTTAGATTTCCTTTtgttgcgtgtgtgtgtgtgtgtaggtgtgctAATCAGGTGGAAAAGTTCCATTCTGTGTGTAGTGTTGACAAGCCTGACCTAGAGGTTGGGTAAAGAACATAACGCTGCTTCTGCTTCTCTCCACCAGTTCTCCAGCTGAGGCTACAGCAGAGACGCACCCGCGAGCAGCTCGTTGATCAGGGCATCATGCCACGTGAGTACAGCCCCTGCCATCTAATACTGCTGTGTGCCACCAGCATAGGAGGGAGAGGATGATTCATATTTATTCTTGTATGAAAACTGCTGATATTAactaaatatgtaaatgttttagTCATGAAATGGCATTTTGTGACCCATTTTTCCTTCATAATCTAAAAACAATGTATGGTAAGATTTGATTTTATCCATTATGAATCAACTGGATTGTGAAAAGTGGCACTACGTTAAAAAGTAAGAGAGACTAAAAAACAAGTTCCAAAATCttgataatattaaaaaaacgttttttacattttgaataacTAACCAATAAATCATGCACAAAAAGAATAAGAAGCTGCTATAAATGTTATATTGACTTTACAGGGCTTTATTCGCATATCTAACTTATATTTAAGGAATAATAATTGTTCTGTGTCAATGAGAAAAATTATGTCACATTATTTAAAAGTGATCTTGCTCCCTATTTAATTTTGCACTACCGTTCAAATCTACCtgttccatcacaggaataaattacatcttaaaatatattcaaatagaacctttaaaataaagccattttaaattctaatcgttttcacattattattgttttaactgtgtatttttttaatcaaatatatgcaacttggtgagcataagaaacttttcacaaaagcaaaaacattTGACCAACCCCAAACTGTTGAGTGGTAGTGtaacttttgtgttccacattACATATGTTGTATTGTGACACATTTATAAAGTCTTTGACAGTCCCCTGAATTTTTGATGTCCCTAAACAAAACGAACCCTGCATTAAGTCTTGTAAAccttccttttttatttttaagaaatcagTTGGTGCTGTGGTTTCTGTACCACATCTGCTTTTGAATCAGTTGTTTATTCTCACACTTCAGCATAGTTCACAAACAGGCATAGGTGACCAATTCACATGGTATTTTTCCAAAAGTTCACCTCTCGCCTCACCACCACTCATTCTGTTATTGCTCATAACCACTTTTCCGTTCAACCAAGTCACTGAGCAGTGTGTGAGATCGCTCACACTTATGTAAAcgtacatttttttatttttttttcctctggcCATGTCTGAGCTGATTGATGGGATTACACTGCATGCTGTCTCATAGCTTTGTGTAATATCAGGCATAGATTCTGCTGGGATTAAGAGGTAGCTGTCTGGTCCTGAAGGGCACCGTGTAGTCTGTGTGCTAATCTCTGTGTGGGCCCACCATCTCCGCTCTGAGTAATATGTGAGACCAGGCGCTACAGCATTTAGAAAGACTGCAGGAGATGAAAGAGCCGTGTGTGTTTGAAGTGTGGGTGATGGCCTTGTGTCCTCATGAGACTGATGCtctgcttttgtgtgtgtgtgactttaCAGCCCTGAAGAGCCCTGCAGCGTTCCATGAACAGATCCGCAGCCTTGAGAGAGCCAGGGTAAGAGCAGGGCACCAAGCCCCAGACCTCCTGCACTTTCCTGAGCAATCTGGGCTCTCTGATCCTCCCTGAAACCTCTTCAGGGTTGCCCAGCTCTCTGTAATGGGACACATGTGAACCTCTCAGTTGATTTAATAGCTTAAGccttctgtaaatgtgtttgttaTTTGCAAAGCACAGTGGAGATCATTATAATGGTTACTTTCTGATCCCTGAATTACAGAGGGATTTCGTTTTCTGAAACTCTATATCCTTTCTCTCTATAGACTGAAAATTTCCTAAAGCACAAAATACGCAGCCGCCCAGAAAGGGCCGAGTTGGTCCGCATGCACATTTTACAAGGTAATCCTCCATTCACGATACATGTAATGGCTGCTAATCTGCCTGCTGggaattttttgttttttgaatctACTGTGTTTTTAAACAAAGCTGTAGCTGTAGCTCTCAAATCTCTCAAATCTTCCGTTGAAAGTCCATTCCACCAAAACTTTGACACATTAGATGATCAGAAAAAAATCAGAGACCGTAAAAGAAATCCATATAAAATACGCAGATTATTCCGTCTTCTGAAGAGATATGATCACTTTACATGatgaacaaatttaatttaggcttttattcacatataaacattgagCAACGCACATATACATAGATCACAACAGATATGGTGAATGGAAGCTCAACCATACCAGTCAGGTTTGTTGTCTAAATAACTGTTGGTTTAGTGTATAAATCTAGTATGGTTGAACATATGTTGACCATATCTGATGTGCAATATATACTGATGTATGTACgatcaatgtttatatataaaagcctaaattaaatctgttcattatCAAATTGCATCTCTTCAGATGTTTTGGATTAAACAGCTTGAATCATATGAATTTCTATacaatttctatatttttgatGTATCACATTTTTGGTGGAATGGACTTTCAGTGGAGGgtcagaaatctctcaggttttaATTAAGTCTTCATTattgtttcaaagaaaaaaactaaagttTCATGGAAGAGTAATTGGTGACAGTTCACATTTCTGGGTAACCCTTTAAAAGAAAGACATTTCTTGACATCATTTTGCTGTGCACAGTCTTTTAATGAATTCAGATTCAATAAAGACTGCAAACTAATATTCACAAATGTGTtaaaacattattcattttGCCATGCCGCTGAAGATCCAGCAGCAGAGGCATACGTTCAGTTGCACTAAAAACACTAATACAGGCAGACTTCCCTTGGTACTTCCCAAATTATGCTATCAAGTTAGATAGTTCAGCAGAAAGAAGTGACAGCTGAACCAGTcagaataaaaaatttttttcaaaagagTCATCCAGATGCTGTACTTATTTACTTCTGTGATTGAGTTGACCACTGTGGGATTGTTGTGGTGGTTCAGTAGGAGTGTGGATTGAAATGATTGCTGTTCTGGTTTCTGGTGGGTTGGCAGAGACGGTGGCGGTGCCTTCTCTGCAGGCCACCCAGCTGAAATTGAAGAGAGCTCGATTGGCTGATGACTTGAATGAGAAGATTGCTCAACGCCCTGGCCCCATGGAGCTGGTGGAGAAGAACATCCTGCCTGTGGACTCCAGCGTCAAGGAGGCCATCATTGGTGAAAATGCAAACTATATTAACGCAGTAAACTGGGGTAAATATGCACATGGAACATAAATTGAAtgcagagccgtagttcactgacaagctaggcaGTATCGCTTTCATTGTCTGCGATATTGCccagcttgtcagtgaactacggctctgtgtagtaaatgccgctccatctgaaagcaggtgatggagatttacgactaatcacggaaccggctttactgatgagatgcgcatgacaattgcatacgattaattgcacagccctaataCATTGTCCATTGCTTTAATTGGGTAGATGGTCAGATGCAGTACCCTAGAACTCTAGAGGAACCAGCTGATGAGGACAGTGGAGATGCATTTTCACCAGAGCAGCCAGCCAGTCAGGAGTCCCAGGGTTCTGCAGCCTCACCTGGGGAGGTCCGGGCCATTGAAGTATCCTCACCATTGCCTAATAACTTCTTACAGGTATTCTTGCCACCTCCTTTTCACTTCAGAGCTCATGGTGCTAAAAAACTGAATTTAGTAATTTAGGTTTTGCAGAACACCTGAGATTCATaatgtgttgtgttgtttttcacaGCACTTTCCTGCAGTGACCACCACTTCAACAGATTTCCTCAAGCCTTTTTCCACCAATGAGCAATCAGTTTGCCCTCCAGCACCCATGCCTCAGCTAGTCACTGTGGCCCCTGTGAAGTCTGGGCCCACCCTTGTAAAGGTCAGTAAAGAACTGAAGAAACAACACAAATAATGAAATCCCCTTGGTTAGATGTAATACATAATGGAAAATCTGTTCAATTTACAGCAAAGTCAGCCTAAGTTACCTGGGGACAAGAGCCGCAGTAAGAAGAGTAAGGAGGCCAAGCCGCGTGTGAAAAAGTTAAAATATCATCAATACATTCCCCCAGACCAGAAACAAGAACCCAACCAAGCACCGATGGATTCCTCATATGCTCGTTTACTACAACAACAGCAGCTATTTTTGCAGCTACAGATCCTGAGCCAACAGCAACAGCAGCACTACAACTACCAGACCATCCTTCCTGCACCTCTCAAGTAAGCAAGGAGATCCGgatctgtgtgtttgttatcTGTGTATTAGGCCCTGATGTTCTCGGTATGTACTGCTTTACCAATCCTGTCGTTGAGTTCGGTAGATGCAAACCATTTGGCCTTTGTCTTGCCTAATTTGGTAAAGGTCATATTTGCTTTTGAAGCTAGCCGTGTTTTGTCAATGGCTGCATATGAATGGTTTTAGGTGGAAAATGTCAAAACCGCTATTATTGTTGCCGTTGGCCATCAGGACCATTACCTATTTTCCAATAACACATCCTGTTTAGTGATTTTCATTAATGGCAGGAAGTCGATGAGGTTATTGCTCTGCTTCCTTTTCCATCTCTTGTGCAAGATTTATTTTAGCTGTCGTTGTATTCTGCCTCTGCATTGTTCAATggtgtttatttattgagaatTGTTCCTTCTGTGATGTTAAGTGTTGTTTCTTCCCTTTATTCCCATCTGCTTCCCTACTCACCAGGCCTGTGATAGAAGGCCAAAACAGCAGTGCCACAGTGGCTATCAACAGCACCAGCAGCCTTCCTGCCTCTATTGTGGTGTCTCTGCCCACAGCAACACCTGTGCGGCCCAACAGCACCCTTTCCAACCGCAAGGCGGGCATACTACCTGCCAACCTGGAGGAGATGAAGGTACCAACagatacttattttccaccgaATAAATGTAATCAATAATAGATACatgactgttcaaaagtttggagttggtaGGTTTTTCAATGCTTTTGAATGACATTTCTTATATTCATCAAGGctggatttattttaaaatacaataaaaagtaaTGTATATTGTTACACAATAAATGACGTTTTCCAtgataatttattcctgtgatggcaaagctgaatttttagcagtcattacttcagtcttcaggaccacacgatccttcagaaaatatattgtaaaataatatgattcaacgttcacaaaacatttcttattattatcatcgtTGAAAACAGATAGCAGCTTAATACTTTTGTACAAATcatgatacatttatttcaggattctttgataaatagaatgttcaaaagaatataagcatatatttgaaatggaaatctttaacattataaatgtctttttttttgtcacttttgatcaatttaatacatccttaatgaataaaaatttattaatttcaaatttCCAATTCCAAACTTTAATACGCTTGTgtatactaaataaaaataaataaataaataaattacttttccATTATGTAAAATTTGGTTCACATGCTTTGTCTCCAGTAAAAATCCAtcttaattattaaatgttgtaGAATCCAGATGATTTGTAGCTATTTTTATGGTGATATATATGTGGTAACCCAGAAATCACTCTATGATTtctctattatttattttctctatagagCTAATATTTATAGAGTTAATAATTTCACTAATAATGGGTTTATTTTGGCAGGTGGCAGAGCTGAAAATGGAGTTAAAGTTACGTGGTCTTCCAGTGTCAGGGACAAAAACAGACCTTATTGAACGGCTTAAGCCTTTCCAAGAAAACAATGCCTCTACTGCACCCAACAACTGCACAGGACCTAACACACAGCCCTGCAGCACACCTATGGAGGTGTCCAGCACCACTACAACCCTATCCCCCATCCAACAGCCCTCTGAAAATCTGAGCTCCACTCCACCTGTGTCTCCTGGTTCTTCAGAGCTTCACAGCAAAGAGGACGCATCCATGGAGGGACAGGCAGAGGGCCAAAACCGCAGTTTAGTAACGGTAGCGCCTGTTCCCGAGGAACGGGACCGGAGACTACACGAAAAGGAGCGACAAATTGAGGAACTGCTGCGTAAACTGGAGCAGGAGCAGAAACTGGTGGAAGAACTGAAGATGCAGCTAGAGGTGGAAAAAAGGAGTGGACAGGTTGTTCCACCTGCAGAATATAATAACACTTCCAGTCTAGCCACTATGTTGGCATCTGTCAAAACAGAAAACACTGTCCCTCCTAACTGCACACTGAGTCCACACACTACGCCAACGCTATTGAAGCTTGAGGAGGCCCATCCTAACCAGGTGACAGCTACTACTCTCCGTCAGTTCATTATCAGCCACCAAGGAGTCCCACAGGTCATAGGACAGCCCCAGACTCTTCTAACCACTCCGCATGGGGGCACTCAGATCCTTCTTCCAGTGCCCATGGCAAATAATACCACTACCATCCAGCTGCCCAACACTAATGTCAAACTACAGGTAACACAAAacttgtgtatatatgtgttaGGTATATACTTGtgccaatacctaaatttaatcTTGATGTCTTTTTGTAGCCAGTTTTGCAGGCTGTCCCTCCATCAGTGCCAGGTATAATTCAGACCCCCCAAATACAGCCCACCAAAGCAGAGAGTCCTGCATCACAACAGCTGCTCAGTCATAACCACATAGTTCAGGTCAGTCGTATAACCAAATACAAATATGTTGCCGTATACTATAATTGAACACATATAAtagcataaatatttaaaagaaagtgatgtcccatactcggaatttgtgtcctgcatttaacccatccaagtgcacacacacaccgtgaacacacacccggagcagtgggcagccacgaccttcaggttacaagtccgattctctatccattaggccaccaTTGGAGCACCATATGAACATAATATTATGTGATTGGATCTGCTTTCTTTACTCTGTGTAATTGAGCTGATatatatggaagcccgtttccaccactgaattaaaaaaggtaattgcgacttttttatctcacagttctggctttttctcacaattgcacgTTTGTAtctcgcaattgtgacttttttctcttaattgcaattgcgagttcagtcagaattgtgagatataaactcgcgaTTCTGAGAACATCAGtctttttccccctcagaaCTGGACTTTAttactcgcaattgcaagtttatatctcacaattttgagggaaaaaatgtcagaattctgactttatttctcagttgcgagtttatatcccaCTATTATGACTATATCACCAGCAATTGTGAGTTTGTCATGCAACTCTGAGATTTCATATtgcaattctgaagaaaaaagtcagaatagcgagatgtaaactcacaattgcgacaAAAATGTCAGTATTGTGAGATAAGTCGcaatggacctttttcacatttctaggtttctcagcagcggaagccatcatagttgggttaacttgaagagcagtgaatgggagagtaccacaaatatatttttttgcattcccatttgctcaaatagcaaaagaaaaactctATGATAGTGTATTCATGACtttcaataaaagaaaaaaaaaatcgagagagactgataacggcagtcagaagagagaacaaTGTCAAATTTACCATCCCTCCCATAGACgctgcattagaaacaccctCGCATTAGCGTAAActagttttttttgtaatttgatgcaaaggtaatataatacaaagaatagtgttataaatgtacatacgttttcttaaaaatacaaataacgTGTCATCACAGTCTTATGAAAAGAGTTCATtaccttttatttaatttttttttattcagtggcagaaacggtCTTCCAAAGatatatgttaaaaataagtatgTTCAGcataaaatatatctgaaatgtAGATAAATCAAACAATTTTGTCTAACTGCTTACTATAAAAAATTTAGCACACAAAGTTGTCACTGATGTTGTTCTCAAGATGACCAAACGTCAGACCAGGCATATCACTTTTATCCACACtacagaggttttttttttttacagagtatTGAATGACTGTGGAATCTGAGTAAGAACAGGATCAGTGCAATCAGAACAAGTGAACATAATCTGTGAGCTCTGGGATCATCTAGGTTTGTCTGTCCAGCAGAGTCATTCATCAGTGAGATAGATGGTAGCTGTTGGTCTCATTTCTTTCTAGGCTTTCACTCTACTGTAATTGGCCTGTCCTGGCAGCAGGGCTCCATGCTAAGGTTTCCCAGCTAGATGGCCATTACTTTGGCATAGTGAACGAGCCTGGCCTGAGTCCTGGATGACTTGTGTAACTAGAGCTCATTGGTTGTGATGAGCCGATAACATTTTCATCGACGGCCGTGCCTGGTGGATCCTTGCCAGCGTGACCTGAAGAGACTTGTTCTCATACCAAGCAGAAAGATCATAACACAAAGACAAATGCTCTCTATGATGCTAGAGGGTGTTTCTGGATGCTCATGGTCTATTGGTTTACTCTTCACACAGACCCTGCCTGTGGGCACCACAGAGAGGTCAGGCTTCCAGCACAGTACCAATGAGAACCCAGCAGGCCTGGAGATACCTCAGTGCTTCCTCAGCAGCTCCCCAGATAACAGGATCTCACCTCAGATGTCCCTCGTCCCATCAACCCTTATCAATGGGCCACTAAACAAAGTAGAACATCCTACTTTTattgagatttttttaatgttgctgTTCTGTTTTGAGTTGAGTGCACACTGAGTTTTTTATCCCTAGACATCCTTCATCCAGCAGTCCCCAGTTTTCAACCAGACGCCCAAGAACAGAGAACCGCCCCGCTATGAGGAGGCCGTCAAACAGACGCGCAGCCTACAGAATGCTGCTGTCTCAGAGGTGATGACTTTCTGTTTCCTATATATCTATGCTCATGCTCATACACATTCTGGGTTTAATAGTGGTTTGTTTCAGCAGTTGTCAATTTTTAcctcacccaaaaattaactTCCAGTGTTTTTCCAATCCCTTTCTTTattctgtaaaacacaaaatgagatctTAAGCAATGAGCCTCTGTTTATCATACATGGAATGGGGATGGCGATCTATAATACCAATCcccaaaacagaaaaaaatgcacCAATTATGTGCAGTATTCCATGTGACTCATGTACAATAGGTCAGTCCATCTCAAGTGGTTGCTTGACCATTTTTA from Onychostoma macrolepis isolate SWU-2019 chromosome 12, ASM1243209v1, whole genome shotgun sequence encodes:
- the mrtfba gene encoding myocardin-related transcription factor B isoform X2; its protein translation is MASPEEQGPCAFFTKLWCCQEPTLRYSERDAGRTDGMACLGLETHSICRGNFIPGSAACCSTLRVLQLRLQQRRTREQLVDQGIMPPLKSPAAFHEQIRSLERARTENFLKHKIRSRPERAELVRMHILQETVAVPSLQATQLKLKRARLADDLNEKIAQRPGPMELVEKNILPVDSSVKEAIIDGQMQYPRTLEEPADEDSGDAFSPEQPASQESQGSAASPGEVRAIEVSSPLPNNFLQHFPAVTTTSTDFLKPFSTNEQSVCPPAPMPQLVTVAPVKSGPTLVKQSQPKLPGDKSRSKKSKEAKPRVKKLKYHQYIPPDQKQEPNQAPMDSSYARLLQQQQLFLQLQILSQQQQQHYNYQTILPAPLKPVIEGQNSSATVAINSTSSLPASIVVSLPTATPVRPNSTLSNRKAGILPANLEEMKVAELKMELKLRGLPVSGTKTDLIERLKPFQENNASTAPNNCTGPNTQPCSTPMEVSSTTTTLSPIQQPSENLSSTPPVSPGSSELHSKEDASMEGQAEGQNRSLVTVAPVPEERDRRLHEKERQIEELLRKLEQEQKLVEELKMQLEVEKRSGQVVPPAEYNNTSSLATMLASVKTENTVPPNCTLSPHTTPTLLKLEEAHPNQVTATTLRQFIISHQGVPQVIGQPQTLLTTPHGGTQILLPVPMANNTTTIQLPNTNVKLQPVLQAVPPSVPGIIQTPQIQPTKAESPASQQLLSHNHIVQTLPVGTTERSGFQHSTNENPAGLEIPQCFLSSSPDNRISPQMSLVPSTLINGPLNKTSFIQQSPVFNQTPKNREPPRYEEAVKQTRSLQNAAVSEIPTATSQQMDDLFDILIESGEITPFSQQDPSVPKMMPVTASITTLPINTALSRPPAQVQMAPPPALMVEPMPSLASLDSDNQLEALLEGTLVGDTEPEQRTLGLLEELQNQILEQANSPMDTSELGFTDPPAPSSSALSFSLQDTGLDNMDWLDITMPGSIGGLNPLGITSEFLDAHDLQLHWD
- the mrtfba gene encoding myocardin-related transcription factor B isoform X5, encoding MASPEEQGPCAFFTKLWCCQEPTLRYSERDAGRTDGMACLGLETHSICRGNFIPGSAACCSTLRVLQLRLQQRRTREQLVDQGIMPPLKSPAAFHEQIRSLERARTENFLKHKIRSRPERAELVRMHILQETVAVPSLQATQLKLKRARLADDLNEKIAQRPGPMELVEKNILPVDSSVKEAIIGENANYINAVNWDGQMQYPRTLEEPADEDSGDAFSPEQPASQESQGSAASPGEVRAIEVSSPLPNNFLQHFPAVTTTSTDFLKPFSTNEQSVCPPAPMPQLVTVAPVKSGPTLVKQSQPKLPGDKSRSKKSKEAKPRVKKLKYHQYIPPDQKQEPNQAPMDSSYARLLQQQQLFLQLQILSQQQQQHYNYQTILPAPLKPVIEGQNSSATVAINSTSSLPASIVVSLPTATPVRPNSTLSNRKAGILPANLEEMKVAELKMELKLRGLPVSGTKTDLIERLKPFQENNASTAPNNCTGPNTQPCSTPMEVSSTTTTLSPIQQPSENLSSTPPVSPGSSELHSKEDASMEGQAEGQNRSLVTVAPVPEERDRRLHEKERQIEELLRKLEQEQKLVEELKMQLEVEKRSGQVVPPAEYNNTSSLATMLASVKTENTVPPNCTLSPHTTPTLLKLEEAHPNQVTATTLRQFIISHQGVPQVIGQPQTLLTTPHGGTQILLPVPMANNTTTIQLPNTNVKLQTLPVGTTERSGFQHSTNENPAGLEIPQCFLSSSPDNRISPQMSLVPSTLINGPLNKTSFIQQSPVFNQTPKNREPPRYEEAVKQTRSLQNAAVSEIPTATSQQMDDLFDILIESGEITPFSQQDPSVPKMMPVTASITTLPINTALSRPPAQVQMAPPPALMVEPMPSLASLDSDNQLEALLEGTLVGDTEPEQRTLGLLEELQNQILEQANSPMDTSELGFTDPPAPSSSALSFSLQDTGLDNMDWLDITMPGSIGGLNPLGITSEFLDAHDLQLHWD